DNA from Streptomyces sp. Edi4:
CCACACCCTGGTCATCGCGGTCCTCAACAACCAGGACCTCAACCAGGTCACCTGGGAGATGCGCGCCATGTCGGGCGCCCCGCAATTCCTGCCGTCCCAGTCCCTGCCCGACGTCGCCTACGCCGACTTCGCGCGCTCCATCGGCCTCGGCGGCGTCCGCGTGGAGAAGCCGGACGAGGTCGAGGGGGCGTGGCGTCAGGCGCTCGCCGCCGACCGCCCCTTCGTCATCGACTTCCGCACCGACCCGGCCGTGCCGCCGATCCCGCCGCACGCCTCGCTCGACCAGATCGAGGCAGCGGCCGCCTCGGTGCTCAAGGGCGACAGCGACCGCGCCGGGATGATCCGTCAAGGCCTCAAGGCCAAGGTCCAGGAAATGCTCCCCGGCACCCGCCACCGCCACCCGGACGGCGACGAGTGACCCCATCCGCACCGGCCGGTGAGGCCCCCTCGGTCGACGCGATCGAGGCGGCCGCCTACACGCTGGCCACCGACGCGCCGGAGGGCGACGGAACGCTGGCGTGGGACAAGACCACCCTGGTCGTGGTCCACGCCCGCTCCGGTACCACCACCGGGTTCGGTTACACCTATGGGGCGCCGGAGACCGCGGCGTACATCCGCGGCCATCTGGCGTCCGTGGTCACCGGCCGCCCCGCCTGGGACGTGCCGGGCCTGAACGAGGCGATGACCCGGGCGGTGCGCAACGACGGCCGCCCGGGTCTGGTCGCCGGCGCGATCTCCGCCGTGGACATCGCGCTGTGGGACCTCAAGGCCCGACTGCTCGGCCTCCCGCTGACGCACCTGCTCGGCCCGGCCGTGCCCCACGTTCCGGTGTACGGGAGCGGCGGCTTCACCACGTACGACGACCGGCAACAGGAACGCCAGCTGCGCCACTGGGCCGAGGACCAGGGCATTCCCCGCGTCAAGATCAAGATCGGGGAGTCCTGGGGCAGCGCCGGGCACCGCGACCGTGAGCGGATCGCCAAGGCGCGCGCGGCCATCGGCGACGCCACCGAACTGTACGTCGACGCCAACGGCGCCTACACCGTCAAACAGGCCGCCCGGATGGCCCGCTTCCTCGACGATCACGGCGTCACCTGGTTCGAGGAGCCCGTCCCGTCCGACGACCTCGACGGCCTCGCCCGGGTCAGGGCGGGCACCGCCGTGGACGTGGCGGCCGGTGAATACGGCTACACCCTCGCCTACTTCGGGCACATGCTGCGGGCCGGCGCGGTGGACTGCCTCCAGGCGGACGCCACGCGCTGCGGAGGCATCACCGTCTGGCTGCGGGCCGCCGCGCTCGCCGAGGCCTTCGGCCTGGAGATCTCCGGCCACTGCGCCCCGCACGCGCACGCCGCGGCCGCCCGCGCCGTACCCAACCTGCGCCACCTGGAGTGGTTCCACGACCACGTCCGCATCGAATCCCTGTGGTTCGAGGGGGCGTTGGACCCCCAGGGCGGTCACCTCACCCCCGGGGCCGACGGCGTCCCGGGCCACGGACTGACGTTCAAGGCCGCCGACGCCGAGCCGCACCGCTCCGGCTGACCGGGCGGCCCGAGCCGCACGACCGCCGCCGCGTCCCGAAAGGAATGCCATGCCCCAGACCGTCGTCATCACCGGAGCGAGCGCCGGCATCGGCCGCGCCACCGCCCGGCTGTTCGCCGAGCGTGGCGCACAGATCGCCCTGCTGGCCCGTGGCGAGGCCGGGCTCGAAGCGGCCGCGGCGGAAGTCGAGGAGCTCGGCGGGCGCGCCCTCGCGCTCCCCGTGGACGTCGCCGACGCCGACCAGGTCGAGAAGGCCGCCGAAGCCGCCGAAGCGGCCTTCGGACCGATCGACGTATGGGTCAACGTCGCCTTCACCTCGGTGTTCGCGCCCTTCGACGAGATCTCCGCCGAGGAGTTCCGGCGGGTGACCGAGGTGACCTACCTCGGGTTCGTGCACGGCACGCAGACCGCGCTCTCGCGCATGCTTGCCCGCGACCGGGGAACCATCGTGCAGGTCGGCTCCGCGCTGGGGGAGCGCTCCATTCCGTTGCAGTCCGCCTACTGCGGGGCCAAGCACGCCGTGAACGGGTTCACCTCGTCCGTGCGCACCGAACTCCTGCACAACAAGAGCCGGGTACGGATCACCGTCGTCCAGATGCCCGCCGTCAACACGCCCCAGTTCTCCTGGGTACGGTCGCGCCTTTCGGGGCATCCGCAGCCCGTGGCGCCCATCTATCAGCCGGAGGTCGCCGCGCGCGCCGTGGTCTTCGCCGCCGACCACCCCGGCCGCAAGCAGTACTACGTCGGCGCCTCCACGGTCGCCACCGTCTGGGCCAACCGCTTCGTACCCGCGCTGCTCGACCGCTATCTGGCCCGGACCGGATACGACTCGCAGCAGCGCCAGGACCTGAAGCCGGAGACCTCGCGGGGCAATCTGTGGCAGCCCCTCGACAAGGCGCCGGGCGACGACCACGGCGCCCACGGCATCTTCGACGACCAGTCCCACGCCCGCTCGTACCAGGTCATGACGGCCCAGCACCCCGTCCTGACCTTGGGCGGGGCCCTGGGCGCGCTGGCCGCCGCCGGATGGGCGGTGCGCCGGTTCCGCGACAGGACATGAACCCCACCGCGATCCGCGCGGTGCACTCGGATAAGGAGCGACACCATGAAGGTGGCATTTCTCGTGGCTACGGAAGGCATCGAGCAGGTCGAGCTGACCGAACCGTGGAAGGCCGTGAAGGAGGCGGGCCACACACCGGAACTGGTCTCCACCGACTCCGGTCACGTCCAGGCCTTCAACCACCTGGACAAGGCCGACACCTTCCCGGTGGACCGGACCGTGAGCCAGGCACGGCCGGACGACTACGACGCCCTGGTACTGCCCGGCGGCGTGGCCAACCCCGACGCGCTGCGCATGGACGAGGACGCCGTCGCCTTCGCCAAGGGCTTCTTCGACCAGGGCAAGCCGGTGGCGGCCATCTGCCACGCGCCATGGACGCTCGTCGAGGCGGACGTGCTGCGCGGCCGCACCCTGACCTCGTGGCCCAGCCTGCGCACCGACATCACCAACGCCGGCGGCACCTGGGTCGATGAGCAGGTCAAGGTCTGCACGTCGAGCCCGAGCACCCTCATCACCAGCCGCAAGCCGGACGACCTGAAGGCGTTCTGCGAGACCCTGGTCGACCAACTCGCGGCCTGAGGCGCCTGGTTGGGCGGCGTCGGCCGCAGGGGGAAG
Protein-coding regions in this window:
- a CDS encoding enolase C-terminal domain-like protein, whose amino-acid sequence is MTPSAPAGEAPSVDAIEAAAYTLATDAPEGDGTLAWDKTTLVVVHARSGTTTGFGYTYGAPETAAYIRGHLASVVTGRPAWDVPGLNEAMTRAVRNDGRPGLVAGAISAVDIALWDLKARLLGLPLTHLLGPAVPHVPVYGSGGFTTYDDRQQERQLRHWAEDQGIPRVKIKIGESWGSAGHRDRERIAKARAAIGDATELYVDANGAYTVKQAARMARFLDDHGVTWFEEPVPSDDLDGLARVRAGTAVDVAAGEYGYTLAYFGHMLRAGAVDCLQADATRCGGITVWLRAAALAEAFGLEISGHCAPHAHAAAARAVPNLRHLEWFHDHVRIESLWFEGALDPQGGHLTPGADGVPGHGLTFKAADAEPHRSG
- a CDS encoding SDR family oxidoreductase; protein product: MPQTVVITGASAGIGRATARLFAERGAQIALLARGEAGLEAAAAEVEELGGRALALPVDVADADQVEKAAEAAEAAFGPIDVWVNVAFTSVFAPFDEISAEEFRRVTEVTYLGFVHGTQTALSRMLARDRGTIVQVGSALGERSIPLQSAYCGAKHAVNGFTSSVRTELLHNKSRVRITVVQMPAVNTPQFSWVRSRLSGHPQPVAPIYQPEVAARAVVFAADHPGRKQYYVGASTVATVWANRFVPALLDRYLARTGYDSQQRQDLKPETSRGNLWQPLDKAPGDDHGAHGIFDDQSHARSYQVMTAQHPVLTLGGALGALAAAGWAVRRFRDRT
- a CDS encoding type 1 glutamine amidotransferase domain-containing protein, which translates into the protein MKVAFLVATEGIEQVELTEPWKAVKEAGHTPELVSTDSGHVQAFNHLDKADTFPVDRTVSQARPDDYDALVLPGGVANPDALRMDEDAVAFAKGFFDQGKPVAAICHAPWTLVEADVLRGRTLTSWPSLRTDITNAGGTWVDEQVKVCTSSPSTLITSRKPDDLKAFCETLVDQLAA